TTTTTGTGCTGTTATAGATCCAACGGGAACTCCGATCAAGCCAGCGAGCATGGCGATTAAACCAAATTTATACGAAACGCTGTGAATGAGAAATACCACATGGAAAAAGACTTATGAGTATTCTTGATGATAATAGATGTATCGACGTTTTTCGTACTCAAAAATTTACGTACTCGTTCAGATCGACGTCTTGACCGTTCGACTGTGTGCTCAAAGCGAGTTGGAGAAATTTCGGTCCCCACCAAGCCATCGCTCCAGCCACGAAAGCAACGCACGTGAAACCGATCGTTGAGAGTATAAAACTTGCACTAGAAtccaagaaaaataaatgacttCAAAATTATTCTTACATTACGGGCCATACCTATAAATTTTGATCCTTCATCGTTAATTTGTAATGTTCATTTTGTACAATAGATATTTGTTTTGTTATATTTTAGTTCATCGCTTAGCCACCCCTTGATTCATTGTTTGATAATTACACACTCCTGTGAGGATCCctcaaaattctcaaaaatatttgaaagattACTTTTTAATTAGCGCCTTTATATCGTCTGCCCATGTTGTACTGGCAATATGGCAACCTCCTTCTTTTTCGCCCCTCACAGGATCTTTCACAACAAacagaataagaaaaattgctAAAACTCCGAGAGCTGGTGTTATTCTCAATCCCCATTGCCAGGCGCCCGTTACTCGCGCAGTTTCTCCTCCCGTTATGTATCCAAGACCGCTGAAAATAATGCATCGCAATAGATAACTCGTGATACATTTATCGGTAGCTAGGACATTTTtgcaaatatattattttctaATACAAACCTTCCTACCGGTAttgcaaaataaaatagagCCAGCATTTTTGATCTTGTATCttttatgaataaatcgcTGATTATTGTCGGAGCTATGGTAGAATAACTAGCCTCGCCGACTCCAACAAAAGTTCTGAATGTTAAGAACCATCCAAAGGTCTGAAATTGTATTCTATGTactcttttattttccatcgatcGACTCCTTACATCGATTAATCTCTCAATTATTGGCTTTTATAGCATTGCACTTGGTAATCACATGAATCGTTAATTTAATTCAATTTGCATTTATTGTCAATAGAGAAAATTTCTCCAATATATGGATCCAAACTTCAAGTtattagtaattttgatcattatGTCAGAAGATTGATGCATTTGAtttgacaaaatatatttttacatcaATTTGATTAACACtaaaaagtaagaaataatgaggaataaaaaatgataattatagAACATAGGTGTGCAAGCTTATTTAACAGCTTTCTAAGAAATTCATTCTCATATCAGAGGGGAACGGAGAATTTGTTATTACCTTCATGTAGGAACCTATCAAGGTCGTTAAACACCAGAGAAAAACACCGCAactcataattatttttctattgtaACGATCACCCAGATAACCAAATAATGGAGCAAAAATTGTATAACTAACAATGAATGCTGTTTGTAAAAGTCCTCCGCTTTCGTTATCAATACCAAAGTCATTTTGGATATCGGTCAATACtcctgaaattaaaattattgtaatgttcttgcatattttcaaatagggaaagcTCTGAAAAGTGCTCAACACTATAATAAAAGTTGATATTACCTGCAACAGTTGTACGGTCCATATAGTTAATAAGATTTACAAAACAAAGTACAAGGACAGTTGCCCATTCTCTACCACTGATAACTCTCTCGTTCGTTTCCCTCTGTTTTATTGTTTGAGGTGGATTTGTCGAAGTTTCCTGATCATCGTTAACCACGAGATATTGGTGAGAAATATTCGGTGGGATTCTCGTTTCGTCCATTATTACTGCTTACCAAAAACTTCATTAACGAATTATTCCTGTACAGCCCCGAAATCAATAAAGAAACaaactttattatttataatattgCGTCAATCAAAGCACGATGTTATTtgtcaaaaataaattataataacCCGCCTTTCGTAACATAACCCTGGCGCGTTCACGCATAACACGCATAACTGTTAACTGTGATGCCTGTGATAGGTCGTCGTCAAGGAACACGAGCGATCACTCCACTTTGTTTTTGACGAAATAGTAACAGAGACGACGACTGCACTGCAGTAATTACGATTGCAGACGTTGGGgcggctctctctctcgctcgactTGCTGTTGGTCGTTCCTAGTGCGGTTGCGTATCTCGTCTGCGTGTTTCGTCTGCCTTGAAACAGACTTGACTTTGATCGTTATTATCTCCTTGTTTGCCTCAGCTCCCAACtgcattctatttttttatttactatcCTGCAGCAACCAAAAATTCCCGTGATTCCGTGTGCCACGTCATTCGGGCCATATCCTGATACAGTTGTGACGTATTGTATTTGATTCAACGGCGGGAATATATGTTATTGGTGCacaaataaattcattcggCGAAATTCAATATGGACCGCTTGCGGGCCTTATAGTTTGAATCTTTCTTTGGAttcataaatttaaaaaattctgattCTCTGAAAATAgcgttttttggtttttactACTTTGGATAATtttaaggaggaacatcagcttgAGAAAAGTGTGGTGATAGgtaatgaaacttttagaatacatttttggatatattttctatatcctctccaatttttaatccattacattcagccattttttagtGAATCATTTCCAAACTTCGAATATTTAACACACCTACGCATAGGTAGGAAATAACTCCACAGATCCCATCTTTTCAtactcaaaaacaaataaaaaatggtgatagtttagaaaaaaagtacTATACCACAGTTTGAACTCCTCTAAAGAACATACGTGCAAAATTCGAGGTCGTTtaattctgccattttttaatatatcatATAAATTCCACCCAAAAATGACTTATTTTTGGGAGTTAATCCCGTATAAATAAAGCAAATAGGGTTTACATAACTTAGATAATTtagataaaaacaatgaaattcgtatttacgtAACCTCACTTTACGTgaagctgatgttcctccttaaaATGCATGGCCACGCcagaatttatttaatttatataataataaaaaaaaaacagtattcAAGGATTGACTGAAAATTTCGcctaaaaagttttttcgccaaaaaaaaaaataaataaattagcaagatttttatcatggtatgggataaaacgctatcgctccggtaaggagtctctggcagcaactcgtcatatatataaatgtacttgtctcagagtcgctgccgcgactctagatcgggtggggttcaatatggcAAATAACCGAAATGTAGTACCATGTCAAACggtgatatttcgaaattttaaaagggTAGGATCAAGGAGGGTTGGGTGAAGATTGGCCGAAAATGGCGTTTCCACTTTGTCCGGTCAGGTGTCCGGTCAGCCGAAAGTCACTAGTTGAAATAACAGCAATGTATAGTTCTGTAAGCACAATATCGCAGTGAATGTTTTTTAGTTGTGGGAAATGAATGAGGGATCGAATAAATAAGAACGCCCACAAATTATTACGAATGTAGATAAAGCTATGTTTATTAAATATATTGATGaaattaagaggatggatcagtcggtatatcgcaaccgtgagtgcgagagatagctacaaattttgaaatcgaaattctttgacacacaATTTGaccaattaaaaaaaggctctgtcagtcgatttttgccatcgtcctgcgtaggctgacagagcctttttttaatcggtcaaactgtgtcaaagaatttcgatttcgaaaattccaagtgaggttacaccgactgatccatcttCTAAAAGATCTAACAGCTCGTGAAAATTTTGGTGTTGACGGTTAGACGGAGGACAAGAGGAGAGGAAGTCGTTCGTTTCGTCACGCTCGCGTAAGGAGAGATCGgcatcaataatttttttgccactaattttgataattattgtcaattgattaaaaatcagtaattatttcaaattacatTATCAATTGACCAAATAATTGGAAATTGATAGAAACTTTATTGCCAAATGacgattcatttttaaattgatggaagagatattaccaattgatgaaaaatttccaattgatggaggGGATATTGTCAATTGACCAACCAATTTCCAACTGATGGAGAAGATtttgccaattgaaaatttttcaattgatacaAAATGTTCTGTCAATCGACCATATAATATCTaattctagaaaattttttggcCAATCGGTGGATCGTCCATTGGAAATCCGGGCGATACCAGCGCCTGATTTACGCATACATAGAATACGATACGTCCGTGAGTATCTTCTTCGACGCTTAGGTTGACGGCtcgatggttttcgatgtctaggtcgacggcgccatggttttcgatgtctaggtcgacggcgccatggttttcgatgtctaggtcgacggctccatggttttcgatgtctaggtatacttttccatcgaaaaccatggataaaTATGCCTAGACATCGCTAAGCATAGATAAATAGACCTAAAcagcaaaaactatggagagaaCTATGCCAAGACATCGAAAGCCATGGAGTCGCCGACCTAgagatcgaaaaccatggagtcgtcgacctaaaCATCGCAAACCATGGATAAATAGACCTAAACggcaaaaactatggagaactatGCCAAGAcaccgaaaaccatggagtcgtcgacctagacatcgaaaaccatgagatccgtcgacctagacatcgaataccatggagtcgtcgacctagcatcgaaaaccatggagtcgtcgacctagacatcgaaaaccacgaaGAAATATACTCAGACACcgaaaaaccatggatccgtcgacctagacatcgaaaaccatggcgccgtccccctagacatcgaaaataatGGAGCCGTAgccctagacatcgaaaaccatggagccgtcgccctagacatccaaaaccatggatccgtcgacctagatatagAAAACCAtcgagccgtcgacctaagcGTCGAAGAAGATGTTCACGGACGTATCGCATTCTATGTATGCGTAAATCAGGCGCTGGTATCGCCCGGATCGCCAATGGATGATCCACCAATTGgccaaaaatttttctaaactTGAATTTTATATGGTTAATTGACAGAACATtttggatcaattgaaaaattttcaatatacaGTATCTCCTCTatcaattggaaattggtCGGTCAATTGACAATATCTTCTCcattaattagaaattggttGGTCAATTGACAATGTAATTTGtaataattaatgatttttaatcaattgataataatcatttttacaatgtgcatttttgaccaatttaaaaatgaaaaatgaaaatttttttttgccgatCTCTGCGCGTAGGGAGAACCAAAATTGAGGAAGAGAAGAAACTCGATGGGAAAGAATTTCTCGAGAGTGGGGGGAGATCGATTAGGTTTATTTCGATAAGAGAAGCTCTGTCGCCTCCGTCGTTGTATCGGTAACCATCACATCGTCGATACTTCGAAAAATGCAGTCTCGGGGGTCTCAgggcgggttgttccaacttctaggtaagcctatctgacagttaaaggtCTATAAGTCAATGCTTTTACTCGCCAGATAAGCTACCTAAaagttggaacaacccgcccTCGGTGACAGGGGGTCTCATATGTTATTATTGGGTCACGTGTGAATTTCTCAAGTCCCCTTGTAAAAACACAATTAAGgtgtataaaaaataaatgcccGTTTTCTTTAACGTTAATCTTAATTTAAATTCGGTTCTATCTATTTTATCAATTTAGATTTATCCGGACGACTGCCGGAAAATCACAGCTCTCATTGGTTATCGCTCGTCGCTCATCGCTATAATCGCGTGTACCAAAGACCTAAACTGGTCACGGTCCGGGGCAGGGAGGTCCGGGGGGTGCGTCTGTGAGTACTGTGTACTGTGACTACGTGCTTTGGTATAGGTACAGTCTCACTCACAGTCAATATCGGTACACGGCCTATGTAGATCTCAAGAACTATTTTCATATATAGAAAGTCTCTTGATAATGGATAATCAACGAGTGGACAGACGACGGGACAGACGGACCTGAAACGgacaaagaggaaaaaatcgtctGCTCGTCGCAGTTTGCAGTTCGCATGCACGAAGCTGCTGCTCCATCAAAAATGTCATTACCGAAAAATTATGAGaatattttgacatttttcatttgcgCAAATTACGGAAGCGAAACGTGTAAACGCATTCGGGTCATACACTGAGTgtgcgtgaaaaaacgtcaatTAAAGTACGACGGGAACGGTCGGGTAAATTTTTTCGGAGTGTCACTTCTGTTTGTGGGAggattttaattaaaatatgATCACGATTTGATAGTCGGGTGTGGACAAACAAAGgaaaggaaaatacgaaattttgacaaaagtAGAAGACgatagaaaaatgaataaaactcGTGGAGTCGCGAATAAAAGAGTCTCACAACTACCCAGTTGGCTGTGGTCTAATTCCAATGTTTTGCCCACACTGTACAGGCGTATTTGGGAATGTGTGAAAGAAGAGGGGCCTCATCTGGGCGCCAGTCAAACCGAACTCTTGGTCGATACCAAAAAAGTATTTCCATTGTTGTTAACGAGTCAATTACCAACTGAAGTCTTGGGTTACATTTGGGGTTTGGCAAACCAGAAGTATGCTGGAAAATTGACAGAACAAGAGCTTTATGTGGTATTGGCGTTGATAGCTGTAGCTCAAACATCTTATccatttacaaatttacaagtGTTGCATCTGCTGCCGGGTCCACCAGAGCCGAGACTTAATTTATCTCTGATTCATACAACCTTGTCCCTGCCGCCAACACTTGTTGCATCTAACCAAGATGCACTCCAACGACGTGATGATTGTGCGACAAAGCATGAGGTTCAAGGAAGATCCGTGCATAGATCTAGTATAGCCTCATGCGGAACAATATCAATCCCTGGTATTGTGCCCAATCTTTCTGATCCTGGAGAAATTCAATCTGATTCCAATACTCAAATCTCAAGGCTACCATCCCCCATGACAGAAGTAACTTTAGAATCAAGAAAGGCGGCTACAACATCTCAATTGGATGGAAAAACTATAATCACTCAGGCCTGTTCATCAAGCGATATGAATGATGAATTCTCAGATTTTCAAAGCGCGGCACCCTCCCAACAAGCACCCCAAAGTATACCTATGTGGGATTCCAAACAAGGCTCGGCAATTGGCAGCCGGCTTGCCAATCATAATCTGGGAGTGAAAAAGTTGAGCGAAAAACCAAAGAGAGTTCTGTCCACTGGGTATTCCAGCACAAATAAAACTAATAGCGGATCAAGAAGTATTCATTTGGCacctgaaaaaatgattttcactcCTGTTAGTAGAGAATTGCTTCCAAACATTGAGCGATTGGGagatattttttctaaatgtGCCCTCAAGAATCAAGCTAAGACGGTGATTTTGAAGGACACTGCTATCAGAAACAATGATCCTCTCAGATTGACGAGCGAACTGCAAGACAGTGCTCCCGTTGTTAAAATTGAGACGCCGTCTATCTCAACGAGATCGATTCCTGGTAAGACCGGACTCTCAGCACCTCCTAGAGAATCTGCTAATTTGGCGCAGGATCTCATGAATCATCAAGTAGAGGATAAATACAGTGCTCTAAGAGTTCTTGTTGAAAAGCCTAATCTCGTGGAATCGTCAAGATCGAGTGTTGTCATTGAACCAAACGGTGCCACGGGCACTCTCTCTCAGTCGGACGATTTTGGTGATTTCGTATCAGCTGAACAACCTGAACCGGACATAGAGGTCTTTTCCTCCCTGAATTTACCAATGAGTGCCTCGTCGACGTCCAGCCCGTACAATACCAGCgatttttctatcgatttcgAACGATTCAAGACGACCAACGGAGTTAAAAAACAGAGCGAGACTCCCCCCGATTCAGAAGCGATCAGGCAAATTTTTGGCAGTCTTGATATCGAACCCAATCGGGATGTTTACTTCACGGAAGAGAAGAATGAGGCAACCGTTAAAGCAGGTGCGTCAACTATTCGAAATGATTTACAAGAAACTGATTTTCTGTTGATCagtgttttattatttcttgaTCAGTTGATCAGGAATTTATAATATTACATCGCTTTATATTGTCTTACAGAAAAAATAACATCAAAAGAAGATACGATATCGGTAAATAGCATTGAACTAGTGAATGGATCGAACGAAGCTATAATCACGAGGTCGAATTCCGTACCAAGTCTCGACCTCAAGTCATTTTTATCTCCATGCATAGATGacgagcagcagcaacaccaAGTGGAGGACATGCATCAGGTTCGTTATTATTCGCATATAACTTTAAcaaaattcgaaagaaaagaagCAGCTTCTAATTTTATCCCACTTTGATTTATTAGCTGATTTATTCGGAATGGAAACAGTATATGGAGAGTTGCGTTCTCCTTTTACAAACCACAGCTAATGTTTTTAGCGGTATAACTTCGGAAGTTGTGCTTCACGAAGTGCTGACTTCGGCTCACGGTTACAATTTCCTCTGCAGTGAGTACAACttgatatcaaaatttatgTGGTAGTTCGGTCGTTTTATCcgataaaaattgtaacaTATGTAATCGACAGATTTAGCGGAAGTAGCGGCAGTTTGTAGGAGAGTCAATTTTTCCCACAAGGAGATGAATATCAATATAATGGGTTTCGATGATATTCTTATGGacattgataaaatttgggcCGAAATGGAACCATTTTACGCCAATATTCCAGTATGTATTTCGCGATTGTCGAGAAATATCCCATCCATAATATTCACCAATTGGAGAtacaatttaattttttaatttcgctcgttattattttgttggaaagttttatgtaaattttttaagaacaacaatcgcattttttttttattttctcattggaTGATCTGGGAGCGATTAAATAGCACTTTGATTTCGCACAGTTTGAAATTTAATCGTTTAATCGAATTTCATTTAGATCGTTACAGAGTTACCGGTATGGCCGTTGCATCAGAACGAGAGTTCAACTTGTTGTGCCCTCTGTCTAACAGTCGTTACTAGCGGAAGAATCGTCTACAATGACAACAATTATCATGTCACCTGTGCCAACTTATGGCTAAATTGTGTGAACCACAATTTACCGACATTGCGATATCCTCCTTCTTCATCTCTTCTATTGCATTCAGTGCCAATTGCCTCGGCAGGTAACAGTCAGATCTGATTGCTGATCGAACAACAATTATTCATTTCTTAGCGCACAATTTGCGATTGTATTCTCTCCCTCAATCATTGTCTctccttcattttcatttgtttacgATAGAACGTCACATGTAACTGTCCAATTTATTGTCCACCACATTTCAGCGTCATTCACCCACGTTCGTTATTCGACTTCTTTCTATCcccaatattattatttatatcgtCAACTAAcgtaaaaattcgtgaaaacacagttcttaaaataaaaaaaacttatagCTTTTATCGTTGGTTCGTATTTCTTGGCCAATGGCGTAACTTGCCTTTTCGGGCcccaatgcaaaaaaaaaaaatttacatatAACATGCAGTCGCGACAATTGCGTGGCttatttaataaaatgttttctttcacGATTTTGCGCGCGCAAAATCGTCAATGAGTTTCGAGACATCCATCGTTTCCGCTTTTTCTGCCTCGATGCTCAGTAGCGCTAATTGCGAAAGCCATTTCGCGGATGC
This sequence is a window from Venturia canescens isolate UGA chromosome 8, ASM1945775v1, whole genome shotgun sequence. Protein-coding genes within it:
- the spin gene encoding protein spinster isoform X1, with protein sequence MDETRIPPNISHQYLVVNDDQETSTNPPQTIKQRETNERVISGREWATVLVLCFVNLINYMDRTTVAGVLTDIQNDFGIDNESGGLLQTAFIVSYTIFAPLFGYLGDRYNRKIIMSCGVFLWCLTTLIGSYMKTFGWFLTFRTFVGVGEASYSTIAPTIISDLFIKDTRSKMLALFYFAIPVGSGLGYITGGETARVTGAWQWGLRITPALGVLAIFLILFVVKDPVRGEKEGGCHIASTTWADDIKALIKNASFILSTIGFTCVAFVAGAMAWWGPKFLQLALSTQSNGQDVDLNDVSYKFGLIAMLAGLIGVPVGSITAQKLRVYYQQADPLICAVGLLISAPLIFIAVVIASSHTNGCYALIFFGQLALNLNWSIVADMLLYVVIPTRRSTAEAFQILVAHAFGDAGSPYLIGVVSEALKPVLSKSSAVGTAAVANVTVVQDPGIEFRSLQYALFLTIFVEVIGSLFFFLTALHIQKDKALVDLTIAGSNESDMSRIIDDDAEGGVPDSTVKP
- the spin gene encoding protein spinster isoform X2 → MDETRIPPNISHQYLVVNDDQETSTNPPQTIKQRETNERVISGREWATVLVLCFVNLINYMDRTTVAGVLTDIQNDFGIDNESGGLLQTAFIVSYTIFAPLFGYLGDRYNRKIIMSCGVFLWCLTTLIGSYMKTFGWFLTFRTFVGVGEASYSTIAPTIISDLFIKDTRSKMLALFYFAIPVGSGLGYITGGETARVTGAWQWGLRITPALGVLAIFLILFVVKDPVRGEKEGGCHIASTTWADDIKALIKNASFILSTIGFTCVAFVAGAMAWWGPKFLQLALSTQSNGQDVDLNDVSYKFGLIAMLAGLIGVPVGSITAQKLRVYYQQADPLICAVGLLISAPLIFIAVVIASSHTNGCYALIFFGQLALNLNWSIVADMLLYVVIPTRRSTAEAFQILVAHAFGDAGSPYLIGVVSEALKPVLSKSSAVGTAAVANVTVVQDPGIEFRSLQYALFLTIFVEVIGSLFFFLTALHIQKDKALVDLTIADEYLDTKNNGQAESTHL
- the LOC122415107 gene encoding synergin gamma-like, with amino-acid sequence MNKTRGVANKRVSQLPSWLWSNSNVLPTLYRRIWECVKEEGPHLGASQTELLVDTKKVFPLLLTSQLPTEVLGYIWGLANQKYAGKLTEQELYVVLALIAVAQTSYPFTNLQVLHLLPGPPEPRLNLSLIHTTLSLPPTLVASNQDALQRRDDCATKHEVQGRSVHRSSIASCGTISIPGIVPNLSDPGEIQSDSNTQISRLPSPMTEVTLESRKAATTSQLDGKTIITQACSSSDMNDEFSDFQSAAPSQQAPQSIPMWDSKQGSAIGSRLANHNLGVKKLSEKPKRVLSTGYSSTNKTNSGSRSIHLAPEKMIFTPVSRELLPNIERLGDIFSKCALKNQAKTVILKDTAIRNNDPLRLTSELQDSAPVVKIETPSISTRSIPGKTGLSAPPRESANLAQDLMNHQVEDKYSALRVLVEKPNLVESSRSSVVIEPNGATGTLSQSDDFGDFVSAEQPEPDIEVFSSLNLPMSASSTSSPYNTSDFSIDFERFKTTNGVKKQSETPPDSEAIRQIFGSLDIEPNRDVYFTEEKNEATVKAEKITSKEDTISVNSIELVNGSNEAIITRSNSVPSLDLKSFLSPCIDDEQQQHQVEDMHQLIYSEWKQYMESCVLLLQTTANVFSGITSEVVLHEVLTSAHGYNFLCNLAEVAAVCRRVNFSHKEMNINIMGFDDILMDIDKIWAEMEPFYANIPIVTELPVWPLHQNESSTCCALCLTVVTSGRIVYNDNNYHVTCANLWLNCVNHNLPTLRYPPSSSLLLHSVPIASAGNSQI